Proteins encoded by one window of Chryseobacterium sp. 7:
- a CDS encoding recombinase family protein yields the protein MAQFMFTLLAEFARLERETLRERILSGIEEARRKGKKLRRPNGTKEEKAAFLKKYPLITRNLRLGISICKTSKICDVSINTVRKVNDYLTP from the coding sequence ATTGCTCAGTTTATGTTTACACTACTGGCAGAGTTTGCCCGTTTGGAACGAGAAACCTTACGAGAGCGCATACTATCAGGAATCGAAGAAGCTCGCAGAAAAGGGAAAAAGCTGAGACGCCCCAATGGAACCAAGGAAGAGAAAGCAGCTTTCTTAAAAAAATACCCTTTGATTACCCGGAATCTTCGTTTGGGAATAAGTATTTGCAAAACTTCCAAAATATGTGATGTTTCCATTAATACTGTAAGGAAAGTCAATGATTATTTAACGCCATAA